A genome region from Magnetovibrio sp. includes the following:
- the petA gene encoding ubiquinol-cytochrome c reductase iron-sulfur subunit translates to MTDNPTNNPEEMDGDRRDFLLISTTVLGVAGVAAAAWPFIHSINPAKDVLALASTEVDLSAIEEGMAITAMWRGKPVFIRHRTAEEIQAAESVDLGELRDPQADADRVQKPEWLVTVGVCTHLGCIPSGQGIGDTRGDFGGWYCPCHGSHYDTSGRIRKGPAPFNLPVPPYAFTDDTMIVIG, encoded by the coding sequence ATGACGGATAACCCCACGAATAATCCTGAGGAAATGGACGGCGATCGTCGTGACTTTCTTCTGATTTCCACCACCGTCCTCGGCGTAGCTGGCGTTGCCGCTGCGGCTTGGCCGTTCATCCATTCCATCAACCCCGCCAAAGACGTGTTGGCACTGGCCTCGACCGAGGTGGACTTGTCCGCCATCGAAGAAGGCATGGCCATCACCGCCATGTGGCGCGGCAAGCCGGTTTTCATTCGCCATCGTACGGCGGAAGAAATTCAAGCTGCCGAAAGTGTCGATCTGGGCGAACTTCGCGATCCCCAAGCCGATGCAGACCGCGTTCAAAAGCCCGAATGGCTTGTGACCGTCGGCGTTTGCACGCACTTGGGCTGCATCCCGTCGGGCCAGGGTATCGGCGACACCCGTGGCGACTTCGGCGGTTGGTACTGCCCGTGTCACGGTTCGCACTACGACACCTCCGGCCGCATCCGCAAGGGTCCGGCGCCGTTTAACCTGCCCGTGCCGCCGTATGCCTTTACGGACGACACGATGATTGTGATTGGGTGA
- a CDS encoding cytochrome b/b6, with product MKRTQSSNRLVQWIDDRLPIFSYADHNVIAYPTPKNLNYWWNYGSIAGIILVIMLVTGIFLAMNYQPHADVAFASVERIVRDVNYGWLLRYLHMNGASMFFIVVYIHMFRGLYFGSYKAPREILWMVGVTIYVAMMATAFMGYVLPWGQMSFWGATVITNLFSAIPLVGDYIVTWIWGGFSVDVPTINRFFVWHYLLPMILVMLVVVHLWALHVHKSSNPLGIDIKTPQDMMPFHPFYTIKDLYGLGLFMIFFLFFVFFYPNFFGEADNYIPANPMVTPPHIVPEWYFLPFYAILRAIPDKLGGVVVMFAGVLILYVLPWLDTSKVRSATFRPIFRQLFWIFVLNCILLGYVGAKSPDEELLGMSMTYWGRIATFYYFFHFMVLLPLVGKLEKPKPLPSSIYEEVAKKCRAKED from the coding sequence ATGAAACGTACTCAAAGCTCGAACCGCTTGGTTCAATGGATCGACGACCGGCTGCCGATTTTCAGCTACGCCGATCATAACGTCATCGCGTATCCCACGCCGAAGAACCTGAACTACTGGTGGAACTACGGTTCCATCGCCGGCATCATCTTGGTGATTATGCTGGTCACGGGCATCTTCCTGGCGATGAACTATCAGCCGCACGCCGATGTGGCGTTCGCCAGCGTGGAACGCATCGTTCGCGACGTCAACTACGGTTGGCTGCTGCGCTATCTGCATATGAACGGCGCGTCGATGTTCTTCATCGTCGTCTACATTCACATGTTCCGCGGCCTGTACTTCGGTTCCTACAAGGCACCCCGCGAAATCCTGTGGATGGTCGGCGTGACCATTTACGTCGCAATGATGGCCACCGCCTTCATGGGCTACGTGCTTCCCTGGGGCCAGATGAGCTTCTGGGGCGCGACGGTTATCACCAACCTGTTCTCCGCGATCCCGCTGGTCGGCGATTACATCGTGACCTGGATCTGGGGTGGTTTCTCGGTCGACGTTCCGACCATCAACCGTTTCTTCGTGTGGCACTACCTGCTGCCGATGATCCTGGTGATGTTGGTTGTGGTCCACCTGTGGGCGTTGCACGTTCACAAGTCGTCCAACCCGTTGGGCATCGACATCAAAACCCCGCAGGACATGATGCCGTTCCACCCGTTCTACACGATCAAGGATCTGTACGGGTTGGGTCTGTTCATGATCTTCTTCCTGTTCTTCGTGTTCTTCTACCCGAACTTCTTCGGCGAAGCGGACAACTACATCCCGGCCAACCCGATGGTGACCCCGCCGCACATCGTTCCGGAATGGTACTTCCTGCCGTTCTACGCGATCTTGCGCGCAATCCCGGACAAACTGGGCGGTGTCGTGGTGATGTTCGCAGGTGTGTTGATCCTCTACGTTCTGCCGTGGTTGGACACCTCCAAGGTTCGCTCCGCGACCTTCCGTCCGATCTTCAGGCAGTTGTTCTGGATCTTCGTGCTGAACTGCATCCTGCTAGGCTATGTCGGTGCCAAATCGCCGGACGAAGAACTGCTTGGCATGTCCATGACGTACTGGGGTCGCATTGCGACGTTCTACTACTTCTTCCACTTCATGGTGTTGTTGCCGCTGGTCGGCAAGCTTGAGAAGCCCAAACCGCTTCCCAGCAGCATCTACGAAGAAGTGGCGAAAAAATGCCGCGCGAAGGAGGACTAA
- a CDS encoding cytochrome c1 encodes MRKLLITAAMGVSLAVSNVAYAAGNMVKPIDVNWSFEGIFGTFDREAIKKGGQIFFEVCNACHSMNLMSYRNLVDIGWTEDEAKELAANYEVQDGPNEEGEMFMRPARLSDRFVSPFPNEKASRFANGGAYPPDLSVITKARVGGPDYIYSLLVGYKDEAPEHVTMAEGTHYNEYFPGHQIFMAAPLYGETVEFPDGTSVDLDTEAKYIVNFLAWAAEPELEERKSLGIKVLLYLIVLTAMLYALKRRIWNRICLDEYTHGPYVDQYQKDLDKHKMPG; translated from the coding sequence ATGCGTAAACTTCTCATCACTGCTGCAATGGGCGTCAGCCTGGCCGTTTCCAACGTGGCATACGCCGCAGGCAACATGGTCAAACCCATTGATGTGAACTGGTCCTTCGAAGGCATCTTCGGCACCTTTGATCGCGAAGCGATCAAAAAGGGTGGGCAGATTTTCTTCGAAGTCTGCAATGCCTGTCATTCCATGAACCTGATGTCGTACCGCAACCTAGTCGACATCGGTTGGACGGAAGACGAAGCCAAGGAATTGGCGGCGAACTACGAAGTGCAAGACGGCCCCAACGAGGAAGGCGAGATGTTCATGCGTCCCGCACGCCTCTCGGACCGTTTCGTGTCGCCGTTCCCCAACGAAAAGGCTTCTCGCTTCGCCAACGGTGGCGCTTACCCGCCGGATCTGTCGGTGATCACCAAGGCGCGCGTCGGCGGCCCGGACTACATCTACAGCCTGCTCGTGGGCTACAAGGATGAAGCTCCCGAGCACGTCACCATGGCCGAAGGCACGCACTACAACGAGTACTTCCCCGGTCACCAGATCTTCATGGCTGCGCCGCTGTACGGCGAAACCGTGGAATTCCCCGACGGCACGTCGGTGGATCTGGATACCGAAGCCAAGTACATCGTCAACTTCCTCGCCTGGGCGGCCGAGCCCGAGTTGGAAGAGCGTAAATCCCTGGGCATCAAAGTGCTGTTGTACTTGATCGTGCTCACGGCCATGCTCTATGCACTCAAGCGCCGCATCTGGAACCGCATCTGCCTGGACGAATACACCCACGGCCCGTATGTGGACCAGTACCAGAAGGATCTGGACAAGCACAAAATGCCGGGCTAA
- a CDS encoding histone deacetylase family protein, producing MATVLYQPPACLNHDTGDDHPEHPLRHRAIASVLENERYSDLVRAQAKKATRAQLERVHSSAHIDYILSCAPQSGVAYLDSDTAISTGSVEAALFAAGAACEAVDDVMNGLARNAFCAIRPPGHHAEPNQAMGFCLFNNAAIAAAHARHEHGLTRIAIVDFDVHHGNGSQAFCENDPHYFYASSHQYPCWPDTGLESETGIDGNVVNATLAPGAGSDEFRAAWSARILPKLARFHPELLIVSAGFDAHESDPQAHLRLQTGDFAWITAELVGLANQCCQGKVVSVLEGGYDLRALAASVGVHVHILMTE from the coding sequence ATGGCGACTGTTCTTTATCAACCTCCGGCATGCTTAAACCACGACACGGGGGACGATCACCCGGAACACCCGTTGCGCCACCGCGCCATCGCGTCGGTGTTGGAGAACGAGCGCTATTCCGACCTGGTCCGCGCCCAGGCGAAGAAGGCGACACGCGCCCAGCTCGAACGAGTGCATTCGTCAGCGCACATCGACTATATTTTAAGCTGTGCGCCGCAATCGGGGGTCGCGTATTTGGATTCGGACACAGCCATTTCGACGGGCAGTGTGGAAGCGGCGCTTTTCGCGGCGGGGGCGGCGTGCGAAGCCGTCGATGATGTGATGAACGGTTTGGCGCGCAATGCCTTTTGCGCCATTCGCCCCCCAGGCCATCATGCCGAGCCAAACCAGGCGATGGGTTTTTGTCTGTTCAACAACGCCGCCATCGCTGCCGCGCACGCACGCCATGAACATGGCCTGACCCGCATCGCGATCGTCGATTTCGACGTTCATCACGGCAACGGCAGTCAGGCATTTTGTGAAAACGATCCGCATTATTTTTATGCCTCGTCGCACCAATATCCATGTTGGCCGGATACGGGCTTGGAAAGCGAAACCGGGATCGACGGCAACGTCGTGAATGCGACGCTCGCCCCCGGTGCGGGCTCGGACGAATTCAGAGCCGCATGGTCGGCGCGCATTTTACCCAAGCTGGCGCGGTTTCATCCCGAACTGCTGATCGTCTCCGCCGGTTTCGATGCTCACGAAAGCGACCCTCAGGCGCATTTACGCCTTCAGACCGGCGATTTCGCCTGGATCACGGCGGAACTGGTCGGACTCGCCAATCAATGCTGTCAGGGCAAGGTGGTGTCGGTTTTGGAAGGCGGCTATGACCTGCGCGCGCTTGCCGCCAGCGTCGGCGTCCACGTTCATATTCTGATGACCGAATAG
- a CDS encoding GNAT family N-acetyltransferase produces the protein MSTRNLDRMFKPNSVAVIGASPQPQSIGRLVMDNLLHGGFSGPIMPVNPNHRSISGVLAYADIESLPETPDLALICTPPETVPTIIDQLGARGVRAAAVLTAGLSAIVQDNGETITQSMVSAAKRHGMRILGHNCLGLLVPGIGLNASFAHTSALPGQIAFVSQSGALCTSVLDWAKPRGIGFSHFISMGDMAELDFGDVLDYLGSDPDTSAILLYIETIRHNRTFMSAARAAARNKPVLAIKSGRAKEGARAATSHTGALTSNDAVYDAAFARAGMLRVYEFEELFAAVETLSRGRRPGGERLAILTNGGGLGVMAVDDLIELGGTLAELSDKTIAALDAVLPQTWSHANPVDIIGDANGERYEAALRVLLDAKEIDAILVMHCPVAVVRPTEIAQTIVKLAQEKPRSAIMTCFVGEEFAAPAREIMAQSNISCFDTPLKSVQAFMHTVNHRRNQVILMETPPSLPTIFKPATATAKLIVESVLASGRTTLSEPEAKAVLSAYGIPIVETHIAKSPSDATHIADAMGYPVVVKIMSPDITHKSDVGGVILGLKNRQAVEQACNAMTERLKDNLPHAQVSGFSIQKMARRPDAYELIVGVTLDPVFGPVIMFGQGGTAVEVISDRAVALPPLNMALARDLVSRTKISKLLGGYRDHAPTDIDAICLTLNQVAQLIIDIPEIEELDINPLFADDQGVLALDARIKVATATGVGSDRLAIRPYPQNLESTFTIKGHDGEGPRHVQIRPIRPEDEPNHHVFISKLTPEDIRFRFFGLVKELPHSQMARLTQIDYDREMAFIATWTTPENKQETLGVVRVFTDPDNDKAEFSIVVRSDMKGAGLGYELLRKMIDYCRSRGTRAMVGQVLSENRRMLNFVQTLGFEITGRVEADIVEVQLQL, from the coding sequence ATGAGCACCAGAAACCTCGATCGTATGTTCAAGCCGAACTCGGTGGCCGTGATCGGCGCTTCGCCTCAGCCCCAATCGATTGGCCGCCTGGTCATGGACAACCTGTTGCATGGTGGGTTCTCCGGACCGATTATGCCGGTGAACCCCAACCATCGCTCGATCAGTGGGGTTTTGGCGTATGCCGACATAGAGAGCCTACCGGAAACACCGGACCTGGCGTTGATCTGCACCCCGCCGGAAACCGTCCCCACAATCATCGATCAACTGGGCGCGCGCGGCGTGCGTGCCGCGGCGGTTTTGACGGCGGGACTAAGCGCCATCGTGCAAGACAACGGCGAAACCATCACCCAATCCATGGTGAGTGCCGCCAAACGTCACGGCATGCGCATCCTGGGGCACAACTGCTTGGGTCTGCTGGTGCCGGGTATCGGCCTCAATGCCAGCTTTGCCCACACCTCCGCATTACCGGGACAAATCGCCTTTGTGTCGCAATCGGGTGCGCTGTGCACGTCCGTTTTGGATTGGGCCAAGCCGCGCGGCATCGGCTTTTCGCACTTCATATCCATGGGCGATATGGCCGAGTTGGATTTCGGCGACGTACTCGATTATCTGGGCAGCGACCCCGATACCTCGGCCATTTTGCTGTACATCGAAACCATTCGTCACAATCGCACCTTCATGTCGGCGGCGCGTGCCGCCGCGCGCAACAAACCTGTCCTGGCGATCAAGTCCGGGCGTGCCAAGGAAGGCGCACGCGCAGCCACGTCGCACACCGGCGCGCTGACCAGCAACGACGCGGTTTACGACGCCGCGTTCGCGCGCGCGGGTATGTTGCGCGTCTATGAATTCGAAGAACTGTTCGCCGCCGTCGAAACACTCAGCCGCGGGCGCCGTCCCGGTGGCGAGCGCCTGGCGATATTGACCAATGGCGGCGGCCTTGGGGTGATGGCCGTCGACGACCTGATCGAATTGGGCGGCACGCTGGCCGAACTGAGCGACAAAACCATTGCTGCGCTGGATGCCGTCCTGCCGCAAACATGGTCGCACGCAAACCCCGTCGATATCATCGGCGACGCCAACGGGGAACGCTATGAAGCCGCTTTGCGGGTGCTTTTGGACGCCAAGGAGATCGACGCCATATTGGTCATGCACTGTCCCGTCGCGGTTGTAAGGCCAACGGAAATCGCCCAAACCATCGTGAAATTGGCACAGGAAAAGCCGCGCTCCGCGATCATGACCTGTTTTGTCGGCGAAGAATTCGCCGCCCCTGCGCGCGAGATCATGGCGCAATCCAACATTTCGTGCTTCGACACGCCGTTGAAGTCCGTGCAGGCATTCATGCATACGGTCAACCATCGCCGCAACCAAGTGATCTTGATGGAGACGCCTCCCTCGCTGCCGACCATTTTCAAGCCCGCCACAGCAACAGCAAAACTGATCGTCGAATCCGTTCTGGCGAGCGGCCGCACGACCCTGAGCGAGCCGGAGGCAAAAGCCGTTCTGTCCGCATACGGCATACCCATCGTCGAAACCCACATCGCCAAATCGCCGAGCGACGCCACCCATATTGCCGATGCCATGGGTTATCCCGTGGTGGTCAAAATCATGTCTCCCGACATCACCCATAAATCGGACGTCGGCGGGGTGATCTTGGGTCTGAAGAACCGACAAGCGGTGGAACAAGCCTGCAACGCGATGACGGAGCGTCTCAAAGACAACCTGCCACATGCCCAAGTCAGCGGTTTTTCCATCCAGAAAATGGCCCGGCGTCCGGATGCCTATGAATTGATTGTCGGCGTCACCTTGGACCCGGTCTTCGGCCCGGTCATCATGTTCGGTCAAGGCGGCACGGCGGTCGAGGTGATCAGCGATCGCGCCGTCGCACTGCCGCCGCTGAACATGGCCCTGGCGCGCGATCTGGTATCGCGCACCAAGATTTCCAAACTGCTCGGTGGGTATCGCGATCATGCGCCGACCGACATCGACGCCATCTGCCTGACGCTCAATCAGGTGGCCCAACTGATCATCGACATTCCCGAAATCGAAGAGCTCGACATCAATCCGCTGTTCGCCGACGACCAAGGCGTATTGGCGCTGGATGCGCGCATCAAAGTCGCAACGGCGACGGGTGTGGGCAGCGACCGTCTGGCTATTCGGCCATATCCGCAAAACCTGGAAAGTACCTTTACCATCAAGGGGCACGACGGCGAAGGCCCACGGCACGTGCAAATCCGCCCGATCCGCCCCGAAGACGAACCCAACCACCACGTCTTCATTTCCAAGCTGACCCCCGAAGACATCCGCTTTCGCTTTTTCGGCTTGGTGAAGGAATTGCCGCACAGCCAAATGGCGCGTTTGACGCAGATCGACTACGACCGCGAAATGGCCTTCATCGCGACCTGGACGACACCCGAGAACAAGCAAGAGACCCTCGGCGTGGTGCGCGTCTTTACTGATCCCGACAACGACAAGGCCGAGTTTTCCATCGTGGTGCGATCAGATATGAAGGGCGCGGGCTTGGGTTATGAACTGTTGCGCAAGATGATCGACTACTGCCGTTCACGCGGCACTCGAGCGATGGTCGGTCAAGTCCTCAGCGAAAACCGCCGTATGCTCAACTTCGTGCAAACGCTTGGTTTTGAAATCACCGGCCGTGTCGAAGCGGACATTGTCGAGGTGCAGTTGCAACTTTAG
- a CDS encoding class II aldolase/adducin family protein, with protein MRHFDLRAKIIKTALSLNETGLSAGASGNVSARVEGGFLITPSGVKYHKLRPEDIVFMDMDGNATGDFVPSSEWRFHLDIYRQRRSAKAIVHAHPPYATALACLNKGIPAFHYMVAVAGGKDIRCCAYKPFGTPELSEEVLAALAGRRACLMSHHGLIAFGDNLEKAMSLAVEVEVLAQQYQLVLQMGEPELLSEQDMEDVLHRFWTYGDNAQKVENEKRRKPRKTWKSGITYPKRSTFYKRPEEKDSL; from the coding sequence ATGCGTCACTTCGATCTGCGCGCCAAGATCATCAAGACTGCGCTGAGCCTCAATGAAACCGGTCTCAGCGCGGGTGCGTCGGGCAACGTCTCGGCACGGGTCGAGGGCGGGTTCCTGATCACGCCGTCGGGCGTCAAGTATCACAAGCTGCGCCCCGAAGACATCGTGTTCATGGACATGGACGGCAACGCCACCGGAGATTTCGTGCCGTCCAGCGAATGGCGCTTTCATTTGGATATCTATCGTCAGCGCCGCTCAGCTAAAGCAATCGTGCATGCCCATCCGCCGTACGCGACTGCGTTGGCGTGCCTCAACAAAGGCATTCCGGCGTTTCACTACATGGTCGCGGTGGCGGGCGGCAAGGACATTCGTTGCTGCGCGTACAAGCCGTTCGGCACCCCGGAGCTGTCCGAAGAAGTCCTCGCCGCGCTGGCAGGGCGCCGGGCGTGCCTGATGAGCCACCACGGCCTGATCGCGTTCGGCGACAATCTGGAAAAGGCCATGAGCCTCGCCGTCGAGGTCGAGGTGCTGGCCCAGCAATACCAACTGGTGCTGCAAATGGGCGAGCCCGAATTGCTCAGCGAGCAAGATATGGAAGACGTGCTGCACCGCTTTTGGACCTACGGCGACAACGCCCAAAAGGTCGAAAACGAAAAGCGCCGCAAGCCGCGTAAAACGTGGAAGTCGGGCATCACGTACCCCAAGCGCAGTACGTTTTACAAACGTCCGGAAGAAAAAGACAGCCTGTAA
- the mtnA gene encoding S-methyl-5-thioribose-1-phosphate isomerase: MKVNGTPMRTIWVSDDGEAVDIIDQTKLPFEFETVRLETVQEAAHAIFDMLVRGAPLIGATAAYGMALAMKDDPSDENLAHASKVLFEARPTAVNLRWAIEDQKALLEPLKPEKRFDAAWKRAADIADEDVSMCSSIGDHGKDLIQIAYEKAGKSRPVNILTHCNAGWLATVDWGTAIAPIYKAHDAGIPVHVWVDETRPRNQGASLTAWELGQHGVPHTVIVDNAGGHLMQHGKVDLCIVGTDRTTRTGDVCNKIGTYLKALAAHDNKVPFYVALPGPTIDWKLDDGFKIPIEERDDTEVTRMNGKDRDGVVRSVRIVAEGSKGGNPAFDVTPARLVTKLITERGVCEASESGLRSLFPEMPEAWS, encoded by the coding sequence ATGAAGGTCAACGGAACGCCGATGCGCACCATTTGGGTGTCGGACGATGGCGAAGCGGTCGATATCATCGACCAAACCAAGCTGCCGTTCGAGTTCGAAACCGTACGGCTGGAAACGGTGCAGGAAGCCGCCCACGCCATTTTCGACATGTTGGTGCGCGGCGCTCCGTTGATCGGTGCGACGGCGGCTTATGGCATGGCCTTGGCGATGAAGGACGATCCGTCCGACGAAAATCTCGCCCACGCGTCCAAGGTCTTGTTCGAGGCCCGTCCGACGGCGGTCAACCTGCGCTGGGCAATCGAAGATCAAAAGGCGTTGCTCGAACCGCTGAAACCGGAAAAGCGTTTCGACGCTGCCTGGAAGCGCGCCGCCGACATCGCCGACGAAGACGTCTCCATGTGCTCGTCGATCGGCGATCACGGCAAGGACCTGATCCAGATCGCCTATGAAAAAGCCGGCAAATCGCGCCCGGTGAACATCCTCACCCACTGCAACGCCGGGTGGCTGGCGACCGTGGATTGGGGCACCGCCATTGCGCCGATCTACAAGGCTCACGATGCGGGCATCCCCGTACATGTGTGGGTCGACGAAACCCGCCCGCGCAACCAAGGCGCCAGCCTGACGGCGTGGGAACTGGGTCAACACGGCGTGCCGCACACGGTGATCGTCGACAATGCCGGTGGGCATCTGATGCAGCACGGCAAGGTCGATCTGTGCATCGTCGGCACCGACCGCACGACCCGCACCGGCGACGTGTGCAACAAGATCGGAACGTATCTCAAAGCCTTGGCGGCCCACGACAACAAGGTGCCGTTTTACGTCGCGTTACCGGGACCGACCATCGACTGGAAGCTCGACGACGGCTTTAAAATTCCCATCGAAGAACGCGACGACACCGAAGTCACGAGGATGAACGGCAAGGACCGCGACGGCGTCGTGCGCAGCGTGCGCATCGTCGCCGAAGGCTCCAAAGGCGGCAATCCGGCGTTCGACGTCACCCCGGCACGGTTGGTGACGAAACTGATCACGGAACGCGGCGTGTGCGAGGCATCCGAAAGCGGGTTGCGCTCTCTGTTTCCCGAAATGCCCGAGGCCTGGTCCTGA
- a CDS encoding S-methyl-5'-thioadenosine phosphorylase — translation MTASGTPPVIGVIGGSGIYEIDGLENTRWEKVESSFGAPSDELLFGELGGQKMVFLPRHGRGHRIPPSELNFCANIDAMKRAGVTEIISVSACGSLKEELPPGTFVICDQFIDRTFARTKSFFGTGLVAHVALGDPVCTRLGDALEEAAKELGIDHQRGGTYLAMEGPQFSTQAESHLYRSWGCDVIGMTNMPEAKLAREAEMCYATVAMVTDFDCWHPDHDHVTVDSIIKTLLDNADKGRSLVKTVAPKLSGRSESCSSGCHTALDTAIITAPDARDPAMIEKLDAVAGRVLKG, via the coding sequence ATGACGGCATCCGGAACCCCGCCCGTCATCGGTGTGATCGGCGGCAGCGGTATTTATGAAATCGACGGGTTGGAAAACACCCGTTGGGAAAAGGTCGAAAGCTCTTTCGGCGCACCGTCGGACGAATTGTTGTTCGGTGAGTTGGGCGGCCAGAAAATGGTGTTTTTGCCCCGTCATGGCCGCGGCCATCGCATTCCGCCCTCCGAGCTGAATTTCTGTGCCAACATCGACGCCATGAAGCGTGCCGGGGTCACCGAAATCATCTCCGTTTCCGCGTGCGGCTCGCTCAAGGAAGAATTGCCGCCCGGCACCTTCGTGATTTGCGACCAGTTCATCGACCGCACCTTCGCGCGGACCAAAAGCTTCTTCGGTACCGGCTTGGTGGCGCACGTGGCGCTCGGCGATCCGGTGTGCACGCGTTTGGGCGATGCGTTGGAAGAGGCCGCGAAAGAACTGGGTATCGACCATCAGCGTGGCGGCACCTATCTGGCGATGGAAGGACCGCAGTTTTCCACCCAGGCGGAATCGCACCTCTATCGCAGTTGGGGCTGCGACGTGATCGGCATGACCAACATGCCCGAGGCCAAGTTGGCCCGCGAGGCGGAGATGTGTTACGCCACCGTCGCCATGGTCACCGATTTCGATTGCTGGCATCCCGATCACGACCACGTTACGGTCGACAGCATCATCAAAACCTTGCTGGACAACGCCGACAAAGGCCGCTCCTTGGTCAAGACGGTTGCACCGAAACTTTCGGGCCGCAGCGAGAGCTGCTCATCGGGTTGTCACACCGCGCTCGATACCGCCATCATCACCGCGCCGGACGCCCGCGATCCGGCCATGATCGAAAAGCTCGACGCCGTCGCCGGGCGTGTTTTGAAAGGCTGA
- a CDS encoding S1C family serine protease codes for MSRFCKPFHAAMLVGLVSLGLAGCNMTTSMAIPKVQAPEGGQLRPHQELAPITFEKAIAGLKRGRVIAHYPGVTNAKFDATLCNQTYSNDARLEWGSGSALLGGWTDELAEIFNETMSQSGLNVVGDPKELFEVTKSRQAAKYRVAARMVDIRGNVCEEHHWWDGRPLRKYAAEFYQKIEWSVYSNFERRVVANIATEGVGRQDRATPEGIMVAFNSAFVSATEALAADKSFLDLISRGGGGENRVHKGPDNAFSALVLSTARLSVEPFQNRVADAIESTVTVRAGSGHGSGFVVSGEGYILTNHHVVGDAGEVAVVFNTGVEVNGTVVRKDPVRDVALIQVPLRKLQSLPIRTRQPLKRLDVVYAIGSPIEERLKSTVTRGIVSAFRTEDTSALPLIQSDVDISAGNSGGPLLDQHGNVVGISVAGYSADSFSSGLNLFIPIDSALEFLNITVDGG; via the coding sequence ATGTCGCGGTTCTGTAAGCCGTTTCATGCGGCAATGCTGGTGGGTTTGGTTTCGTTGGGGCTCGCCGGCTGCAATATGACCACGTCGATGGCGATTCCAAAGGTGCAGGCACCTGAGGGCGGACAACTGCGGCCTCATCAGGAACTTGCCCCGATCACGTTTGAAAAAGCCATCGCCGGATTGAAACGCGGGCGCGTGATCGCCCATTATCCAGGCGTCACGAATGCGAAGTTCGATGCCACGCTGTGCAACCAGACCTACAGCAATGATGCGCGGTTGGAATGGGGTAGCGGCAGCGCGTTGTTGGGTGGCTGGACGGATGAGTTGGCGGAAATCTTCAACGAAACCATGAGCCAATCCGGGCTCAATGTTGTGGGCGACCCCAAAGAGTTGTTTGAAGTCACCAAGTCCCGTCAGGCCGCGAAGTACCGCGTGGCGGCGCGTATGGTCGACATTCGCGGCAACGTATGTGAAGAGCACCATTGGTGGGACGGTCGCCCGTTAAGAAAATACGCGGCCGAGTTTTATCAAAAAATCGAATGGTCGGTGTATTCCAACTTTGAACGCCGAGTGGTCGCCAACATCGCGACCGAGGGCGTAGGGCGCCAAGATCGGGCGACCCCCGAAGGCATCATGGTGGCGTTCAATTCGGCTTTCGTCTCGGCTACGGAGGCATTGGCGGCGGACAAGTCGTTTTTAGATCTGATCTCCCGCGGCGGGGGTGGTGAAAACCGCGTTCACAAGGGACCGGACAATGCTTTTTCCGCGCTCGTTTTATCGACGGCGAGGCTATCCGTCGAACCGTTTCAAAACCGCGTTGCGGACGCGATCGAATCCACGGTGACCGTCCGTGCTGGTAGCGGCCACGGCAGCGGTTTTGTCGTGTCGGGTGAAGGGTATATTCTGACCAACCACCATGTGGTCGGGGATGCAGGCGAGGTAGCGGTCGTTTTTAATACTGGTGTGGAGGTCAACGGTACCGTCGTACGCAAGGATCCGGTCCGCGACGTGGCGTTGATTCAGGTGCCCTTGCGCAAACTCCAATCCCTGCCGATACGCACACGCCAACCGCTCAAACGTCTGGATGTGGTGTACGCCATTGGCTCACCCATTGAGGAACGTCTGAAATCGACGGTTACGCGCGGCATCGTCAGTGCCTTTCGCACCGAAGATACGAGCGCCTTGCCTTTGATTCAGTCGGATGTCGATATTTCGGCGGGCAACAGCGGCGGTCCGTTGTTGGATCAGCATGGCAATGTCGTGGGAATCTCCGTGGCGGGGTATTCGGCCGATTCCTTTTCCTCGGGATTGAATCTTTTCATTCCCATCGACAGCGCCTTGGAGTTCCTGAATATTACCGTCGATGGCGGTTAA